In one Aythya fuligula isolate bAytFul2 chromosome 12, bAytFul2.pri, whole genome shotgun sequence genomic region, the following are encoded:
- the ZDHHC1 gene encoding probable palmitoyltransferase ZDHHC1 isoform X2 has translation MGSDSVVHLAAVSIDPADANVREKNYLGPLATFNRNQHAHVIENHHCHVCDVNVSAKSKHCGTCNKCVCGFDHHCKWLNNCVGERNYWFFLNSVLSAILGLGLLLLIACYVFVEFFINPMMLRSDQHYEVLKNHTDVWFVFLPASPVETGAPAILVPAGTFILLSLVTVFLLGHLLTFHIYLMWNKLTTYEYILQQRPQQEAKEADKQLESCPSQAIPSQELDLFSGNPGYTDPGIQVEDFTTVTSGKGFSKLYVHNDEADPEQTASPDLPSLHFAVPSQRQKKRRKKTHKTSSSAMESRSKPHARPWPSFPGPQSEFPATAAATSSSHSLHLVVPAFPPRASVPPSNTGPIQAAGPPADYHSESAESMDEIPVAQTRLGSTAPHGPSKNSSSNAQHYPVSTDNPRGDREKNLYSGHKAKRKRCQQDKHVEQDLELFSKIPAVFVSKSSGEPQLSQPQPAGNTSEPQHRKSASKQHLGRHNPRLKDIRTNTTVA, from the exons ATGGGGTCAGATTCTG TTGTTCATCTTGCTGCAGTCTCCATTGATCCTGCGGATGCAAATGTGCGAGAAAAAAACTATCTAGGGCCTCTGGCCACCTTCAATCGTAATCAACATGCACATGTCATTGAAAACCATCATTGCCATGTCTGTGATGTAAATGT GAGTGCCAAATCAAAGCACTGTGGAACTTGcaataaatgtgtgtgtggcTTTGATCACCACTGCAAATGGCTCAACAACTGTGTGGGAGAGAGGAATTACTG GTTCTTTTTGAATAGCGTGCTGTCTGCCATTCTGGGCCTTGGCCTTCTGCTCCTCATTGCTTGCTACGTCTTTGTGGAGTTCTTCATTAACCCCATGATGCTTCGCTCTGACCAGCACTACGAAG TTCTGAAGAACCACACAGACGTCTGGTTTgtgtttcttcctgcttctcctgTTGAGACTGGGGCTCCAGCCATTTTGGTTCCAGCTGGGACTTTTATTCTACTGAGCCTAGTGACCGTGTTCCTGCTAGGCCACCTCTTGACCTTTCACATCTATCTTA TGTGGAACAAGCTGACTACATATGAGTACATCCTGCAGCAGCGTCCCCAGCAAGAGGCCAAAGAGGCAGACAAGCAACTGGAATCTTGTCCCTCCCAAGCGATCCCCAGTCAG gaattAGACCTTTTTTCAGGTAACCCTGGCTATACAGACCCTGGTATTCAAGTAGAGGACTTCACAACAGTAACTTCAGGAAAAGG CTTTTCAAAGCTCTACGTCCACAATGATGAAGCTGATCCTGAGCAGACCGCCTCTCCTGACCTCCCATCTCTTCACTTTGCAGTACCTTCACAG agacagaagaaaagacgAAAGAAGACACACAAGACTTCTTCTTCAGCAATGGAGAGCAGATCTAAACCACATGCTAGACCTTGGCCCTCTTTCCCAGGTCCTCAGTCAG AGTTtccagccacagctgctgccacctcctcttCCCACAGCCTTCACCTCGTAGTGCCAGCTTTCCCTCCAAGAGCTTCTGTGCCCCCCAGCAACACTGGCCCCATCCAGGCGGCGGGACCCCCGGCTGACTATCACTCAGAGTCTGCTGAGTCCATGGATGAAATTCCTGTGGCTCAGACTCGCCTTGGGAGCACAGCCCCTCATGGTCCTTCTAAGAATAGCTCAAGCAATGCTCAGCATTATCCTGTGTCCACGGACAATCCCAGAGGTGACAGGGAGAAGAACCTGTATTCTGGGCACAAGGCAAAGAGGAAAAGGTGCCAGCAAGACAAACACGTAGAACAAGACCTGGAACTTTTTTCTAAGATTCCTGCTGTGTTTGTAAGTAAGAGCAGTGGAGAACCTCAACTGtcacagccccagcctgctgggaaCACATCTGAAccacaacacagaaaaagcGCCAGCAAGCAGCATTTGGGCAGACACAATCCACGCTTAAAGGACATAAGGACAAACACCACAGTGGCCTAG
- the ZDHHC1 gene encoding probable palmitoyltransferase ZDHHC1 isoform X3, with protein sequence MGSDSVVHLAAVSIDPADANVREKNYLGPLATFNRNQHAHVIENHHCHVCDVNVFFLNSVLSAILGLGLLLLIACYVFVEFFINPMMLRSDQHYEVLKNHTDVWFVFLPASPVETGAPAILVPAGTFILLSLVTVFLLGHLLTFHIYLMWNKLTTYEYILQQRPQQEAKEADKQLESCPSQAIPSQELDLFSGNPGYTDPGIQVEDFTTVTSGKGFSKLYVHNDEADPEQTASPDLPSLHFAVPSQRQKKRRKKTHKTSSSAMESRSKPHARPWPSFPGPQSEFPATAAATSSSHSLHLVVPAFPPRASVPPSNTGPIQAAGPPADYHSESAESMDEIPVAQTRLGSTAPHGPSKNSSSNAQHYPVSTDNPRGDREKNLYSGHKAKRKRCQQDKHVEQDLELFSKIPAVFVSKSSGEPQLSQPQPAGNTSEPQHRKSASKQHLGRHNPRLKDIRTNTTVA encoded by the exons ATGGGGTCAGATTCTG TTGTTCATCTTGCTGCAGTCTCCATTGATCCTGCGGATGCAAATGTGCGAGAAAAAAACTATCTAGGGCCTCTGGCCACCTTCAATCGTAATCAACATGCACATGTCATTGAAAACCATCATTGCCATGTCTGTGATGTAAATGT GTTCTTTTTGAATAGCGTGCTGTCTGCCATTCTGGGCCTTGGCCTTCTGCTCCTCATTGCTTGCTACGTCTTTGTGGAGTTCTTCATTAACCCCATGATGCTTCGCTCTGACCAGCACTACGAAG TTCTGAAGAACCACACAGACGTCTGGTTTgtgtttcttcctgcttctcctgTTGAGACTGGGGCTCCAGCCATTTTGGTTCCAGCTGGGACTTTTATTCTACTGAGCCTAGTGACCGTGTTCCTGCTAGGCCACCTCTTGACCTTTCACATCTATCTTA TGTGGAACAAGCTGACTACATATGAGTACATCCTGCAGCAGCGTCCCCAGCAAGAGGCCAAAGAGGCAGACAAGCAACTGGAATCTTGTCCCTCCCAAGCGATCCCCAGTCAG gaattAGACCTTTTTTCAGGTAACCCTGGCTATACAGACCCTGGTATTCAAGTAGAGGACTTCACAACAGTAACTTCAGGAAAAGG CTTTTCAAAGCTCTACGTCCACAATGATGAAGCTGATCCTGAGCAGACCGCCTCTCCTGACCTCCCATCTCTTCACTTTGCAGTACCTTCACAG agacagaagaaaagacgAAAGAAGACACACAAGACTTCTTCTTCAGCAATGGAGAGCAGATCTAAACCACATGCTAGACCTTGGCCCTCTTTCCCAGGTCCTCAGTCAG AGTTtccagccacagctgctgccacctcctcttCCCACAGCCTTCACCTCGTAGTGCCAGCTTTCCCTCCAAGAGCTTCTGTGCCCCCCAGCAACACTGGCCCCATCCAGGCGGCGGGACCCCCGGCTGACTATCACTCAGAGTCTGCTGAGTCCATGGATGAAATTCCTGTGGCTCAGACTCGCCTTGGGAGCACAGCCCCTCATGGTCCTTCTAAGAATAGCTCAAGCAATGCTCAGCATTATCCTGTGTCCACGGACAATCCCAGAGGTGACAGGGAGAAGAACCTGTATTCTGGGCACAAGGCAAAGAGGAAAAGGTGCCAGCAAGACAAACACGTAGAACAAGACCTGGAACTTTTTTCTAAGATTCCTGCTGTGTTTGTAAGTAAGAGCAGTGGAGAACCTCAACTGtcacagccccagcctgctgggaaCACATCTGAAccacaacacagaaaaagcGCCAGCAAGCAGCATTTGGGCAGACACAATCCACGCTTAAAGGACATAAGGACAAACACCACAGTGGCCTAG
- the ZDHHC1 gene encoding probable palmitoyltransferase ZDHHC1 isoform X1, whose product MNICNKPPNKTAPENFGEAVSEVQVQRARRNGWSWPLHPFQIIAWLLYLFFALVGFGILVPLLPLHWLPAGYICPGVCFIYHLVVHLAAVSIDPADANVREKNYLGPLATFNRNQHAHVIENHHCHVCDVNVSAKSKHCGTCNKCVCGFDHHCKWLNNCVGERNYWFFLNSVLSAILGLGLLLLIACYVFVEFFINPMMLRSDQHYEVLKNHTDVWFVFLPASPVETGAPAILVPAGTFILLSLVTVFLLGHLLTFHIYLMWNKLTTYEYILQQRPQQEAKEADKQLESCPSQAIPSQELDLFSGNPGYTDPGIQVEDFTTVTSGKGFSKLYVHNDEADPEQTASPDLPSLHFAVPSQRQKKRRKKTHKTSSSAMESRSKPHARPWPSFPGPQSEFPATAAATSSSHSLHLVVPAFPPRASVPPSNTGPIQAAGPPADYHSESAESMDEIPVAQTRLGSTAPHGPSKNSSSNAQHYPVSTDNPRGDREKNLYSGHKAKRKRCQQDKHVEQDLELFSKIPAVFVSKSSGEPQLSQPQPAGNTSEPQHRKSASKQHLGRHNPRLKDIRTNTTVA is encoded by the exons atgAATATCTGCAATAAGCCTCCTAACAAGACAGCTCCAGAGAATTTCGGCGAAGCTGTTTCTGAGGTGCAGGTCCAACGCGCTCGAAGGAATGGCTGGAGCTGGCCCCTGCACCCTTTCCAGATTATTGCCTGGCTGCTGTACCTCTTCTTTGCGCTGGTTGGCTTTGGAATCCTCGTTCCTCTCCTGCCCCTCCACTGGCTGCCCGCTGGCTATATC TGTCCAGGAGTGTGTTTTATCTATCATTTAGTTGTTCATCTTGCTGCAGTCTCCATTGATCCTGCGGATGCAAATGTGCGAGAAAAAAACTATCTAGGGCCTCTGGCCACCTTCAATCGTAATCAACATGCACATGTCATTGAAAACCATCATTGCCATGTCTGTGATGTAAATGT GAGTGCCAAATCAAAGCACTGTGGAACTTGcaataaatgtgtgtgtggcTTTGATCACCACTGCAAATGGCTCAACAACTGTGTGGGAGAGAGGAATTACTG GTTCTTTTTGAATAGCGTGCTGTCTGCCATTCTGGGCCTTGGCCTTCTGCTCCTCATTGCTTGCTACGTCTTTGTGGAGTTCTTCATTAACCCCATGATGCTTCGCTCTGACCAGCACTACGAAG TTCTGAAGAACCACACAGACGTCTGGTTTgtgtttcttcctgcttctcctgTTGAGACTGGGGCTCCAGCCATTTTGGTTCCAGCTGGGACTTTTATTCTACTGAGCCTAGTGACCGTGTTCCTGCTAGGCCACCTCTTGACCTTTCACATCTATCTTA TGTGGAACAAGCTGACTACATATGAGTACATCCTGCAGCAGCGTCCCCAGCAAGAGGCCAAAGAGGCAGACAAGCAACTGGAATCTTGTCCCTCCCAAGCGATCCCCAGTCAG gaattAGACCTTTTTTCAGGTAACCCTGGCTATACAGACCCTGGTATTCAAGTAGAGGACTTCACAACAGTAACTTCAGGAAAAGG CTTTTCAAAGCTCTACGTCCACAATGATGAAGCTGATCCTGAGCAGACCGCCTCTCCTGACCTCCCATCTCTTCACTTTGCAGTACCTTCACAG agacagaagaaaagacgAAAGAAGACACACAAGACTTCTTCTTCAGCAATGGAGAGCAGATCTAAACCACATGCTAGACCTTGGCCCTCTTTCCCAGGTCCTCAGTCAG AGTTtccagccacagctgctgccacctcctcttCCCACAGCCTTCACCTCGTAGTGCCAGCTTTCCCTCCAAGAGCTTCTGTGCCCCCCAGCAACACTGGCCCCATCCAGGCGGCGGGACCCCCGGCTGACTATCACTCAGAGTCTGCTGAGTCCATGGATGAAATTCCTGTGGCTCAGACTCGCCTTGGGAGCACAGCCCCTCATGGTCCTTCTAAGAATAGCTCAAGCAATGCTCAGCATTATCCTGTGTCCACGGACAATCCCAGAGGTGACAGGGAGAAGAACCTGTATTCTGGGCACAAGGCAAAGAGGAAAAGGTGCCAGCAAGACAAACACGTAGAACAAGACCTGGAACTTTTTTCTAAGATTCCTGCTGTGTTTGTAAGTAAGAGCAGTGGAGAACCTCAACTGtcacagccccagcctgctgggaaCACATCTGAAccacaacacagaaaaagcGCCAGCAAGCAGCATTTGGGCAGACACAATCCACGCTTAAAGGACATAAGGACAAACACCACAGTGGCCTAG